CTTGATATTTTAACCCAGAGCCAAGAACAATAGGCTTTCCAGCATTATCAGAACCACCATAATGTGCAGCATATCTTGCTTTAATTTCTTCTCTATCCTCTTTGTCTACAACTCCTTCTGTCTGTAAAATTCCCCCTGGTTTACCCAAGTTTTTGGCAAGACTCCAATTCCATTTCCAAGCTTGTTCACTATATGCTCCATACATAGCCATAGAATTATGTTTTGTATATCCACTTCCTATTCCACTTGAATTTATTCCATCTATTATATTCAAGTAATTTGGACTTCTTATCCACATATAGTTTTTTAATTCATCTCCTACAATAGATCTAAAAGGATTATTTATTCTTATCTCTCTTATTCGTCTACCTTCAAAATAGACAGTAAAATTTGAAGGCGAATGAACATACAAGTCAGGTCTTAAAGAAGGGATTCCTTTTATAACTTCTAAAAGAACTCCGTTATCGCTACCTTCTAGCCACACAAGCAAATAGTCAAGAAAATCTTGAAAAGAAGTATTAGGATTTATCATATTAAATAAATCATTCAATACATGTTCCTTAACTAAATTCTTGCCTTTTCCATCTTTTGTTTTTTTATAAACTGCCATAGTTATGTTTTGACAAGCCTGATTTTTTTAGACATTGGAAGCATAAAAGCTGCTTTATATTCTATATTTGCTGTATAATCAGATGGATTAAAATTTACATTATCATCTGTCATAACTGAACAGTCCTTAAAGAACCATTTCTTTATCCATTCTCTAACACTCATAAACATACTTTCCTTTTTTCATGTCATTTGAAAAAGCATACCTTGTTGCATCTATACTGTGATTATTCTTATCTTCCAAACGAGGTAAAGCATTTCCATCTCTATCAGTTGCATAATCTATCATTTCAAACTCACGAGAAATATTTGGTGTTCTTTTAGGATCAATTACTATTGCTTCCAAATCTGCAAGCCATTTTTCTCCATACTCAACACTTCCAGCTCCTTTTTTAGCTCCTGAAGCACTGATGTCATATTCTCTAAGTTCATCTATACTTTTAGGTTCAGCACTATCACACATAACTAATTCATCATAATTCTTTGATATGATAAAAGTTGCTAGTTCTCTATTTTTAATTCCTACTCCAAAAAATTCATCAATAGCATAGATTATTCTCTTTTTCTTATCATATCCCCAACGAACAAATGCCATTGGATCAACTCCATACCCCCAGTCAACTCCATTTCTAAATCTATCAAGGCCTTTTATTTCTTCGTTGCTAATGGTTCTAATTTCCAAATTATCAAAAGGAACTATTCCATTTCCAATAGGTTCTCCTAAGTATGTATGCTTGTATTTCATAGGGTTATTTAACTTTACTGCTTCAGCTCTTTTTACAAAATCATCTGAAATAAATGGATTGTCTAGATAAGTTGAGTGATGTACAAATATTTCATCATCTTCCTTAAAAGTATATTCGTATTTCTTATTCACCCAATTATGCTTCATTTTTGGTGGGTTATATGAGAAAAAACCTTTATACCTTAAATTATCTTTTAACTTTCCTCTATATATTGAATCAAGTACCATTTCTACTTCATCTTCATTTTTAAATTCGGCTAATTCCTCAAACCAATATTCTGTAATTGGAAAACTTGAATCAACTATTGATTTACTTTTTTGTGGATCATCAACTCCCATAAATATAAATTTATTTCCTCTCTCTGTGTATCTGATTTCTAAAGGACTTAACTTATATTCAAAATAGTCTTCAACTCCTAATTGCTTAATTGCCCATTTTATTTGCTCATAAACAGACTTCTTT
This Fusobacterium animalis 7_1 DNA region includes the following protein-coding sequences:
- a CDS encoding phage portal protein, with protein sequence MAVYKKTKDGKGKNLVKEHVLNDLFNMINPNTSFQDFLDYLLVWLEGSDNGVLLEVIKGIPSLRPDLYVHSPSNFTVYFEGRRIREIRINNPFRSIVGDELKNYMWIRSPNYLNIIDGINSSGIGSGYTKHNSMAMYGAYSEQAWKWNWSLAKNLGKPGGILQTEGVVDKEDREEIKARYAAHYGGSDNAGKPIVLGSGLKYQDTSRAPIDSDWSTAEQKAHERAALASGVPAELVGGGESTYQNRKQAKKELYREAIIPFFNKLKSWLNYLFSDYLKSGEFIDYDLSGADELKEDIGDVITKLEPLKNRLTINEYRKIVSLLTDLSLGDVEGGDVLLINSGDMTLEELTNPIVDNEESAGDI
- a CDS encoding PBSX family phage terminase large subunit, which encodes MIISKKKREIKQVSEVLTPKFHEVYKAWKSNKYTKIVCKGGRGSAKSSNIALMLTLDLIRNPINIVCIRKVGETLKKSVYEQIKWAIKQLGVEDYFEYKLSPLEIRYTERGNKFIFMGVDDPQKSKSIVDSSFPITEYWFEELAEFKNEDEVEMVLDSIYRGKLKDNLRYKGFFSYNPPKMKHNWVNKKYEYTFKEDDEIFVHHSTYLDNPFISDDFVKRAEAVKLNNPMKYKHTYLGEPIGNGIVPFDNLEIRTISNEEIKGLDRFRNGVDWGYGVDPMAFVRWGYDKKKRIIYAIDEFFGVGIKNRELATFIISKNYDELVMCDSAEPKSIDELREYDISASGAKKGAGSVEYGEKWLADLEAIVIDPKRTPNISREFEMIDYATDRDGNALPRLEDKNNHSIDATRYAFSNDMKKGKYVYEC